The following are from one region of the Biomphalaria glabrata chromosome 4, xgBioGlab47.1, whole genome shotgun sequence genome:
- the LOC106055005 gene encoding N-alpha-acetyltransferase 10-like isoform X1 — MNIRCATPDDLMNMQHCNLLCLPENYQMKYYFYHGLSWPQLSYVAEDHSGKIVGYVLAKIREEDPEDSVPHGHITSLAVKRSHRRLGLAQKLMDQASRAMVENFNAQYVSLHVRKSNRAALHLYTENLKFSISEIEPKYYADGEDAYAMKRDLTEFREKYGLKSDASVDQLEFSSSQELQKLKNQD, encoded by the exons ATGAATATAAGATGTGCAACG CCTGATGACTTGATGAACATGCAACATTGCAACCTTCTGTGTCTGCCAGAAAATTAccagatgaaatattatttttatcacGGTCTTTCATGGCCACAG CTTTCGTATGTTGCTGAAGATcatagtggaaaaattgtaggaTATGTTTTGGCTAAAAT tAGGGAGGAGGATCCAGAGGACTCTGTTCCCCATGGGCACATAACTTCGTTG gcTGTCAAAAGGTCTCACAGACGTTTGGGGTTAGCCCAAAAACTCATGGATCAAGCATCTAGAGCCATGGTTGAAAACTTTAATGCTCAATATGTGTCTCTTCATGTCAGGAAAAGCAACAGGGCTGCTCTCCACCTTTATAcggaaaatttaaaattttc CATCAGTGAGATAGAACCCAAATATTATGCTGACGGTGAAGATGCTTATGCAATGAAGAGAGATCTTACAGAGTTTAGAGAAAAG TATGGACTGAAGTCAGATGCATCAGTAGATCAATTGGAATTTTCTAGTAGTCAAGAAttgcaaaaattaaaaaatcaagatTGA
- the LOC106054992 gene encoding putative uncharacterized protein DDB_G0282133 — MGLKKKVCIVWIILSYAVTYSYSQNIFSCGKYCSCESNKDGNTIANCSLRNLKAIPLDLPNYITDLNLSWNQINLQSALHPPLCTIYGNLSTLTLAWNNIEKMSQVLTGCDKLVQLDLTGNKLQSLNAKTFLGLGKLVTLQGLEVANIEAETFKRVPNLQSLNFTYYGTFPNLRLFKDLHYLRELEIYFEKIARPDATLFHFERNNSLKILKLNSPLVKFFPNTLLSGLKSLEYLSFSAPSLSLFTLAKEGKPLQLKRLEIFNVRKVDPELLSGMSQLEVLKLHSVKNTDKLKLVPSIRDLEVFETTMNSIPDNWLFNLTFLVRLNLSEIPLDKIEHKDILHLKSLKFLEISGNAMTVLPSNFLEPLKLSLEKFQMHHCDLSKLDDNAISSMMVLQEIDLSNNYIEWIGEGNFVNIPYLRKLNLQNNIIHSMQINKGWFTTASELREINLSNNNLNNFPEALLDTNLTELALAGNNISVLPAQKLCGLESLSVLILADNPIHCDLSTEKLLNCLPGLQVDGKCETPSNVRNCKISELEICLHKLSSTSVTSEPTSTETKNSTKKRVMNMIQQDTESDVIVRPIVTLRYDEAVANSKSEVIQPSISTADNVEIAKLFGNEANRNTVISDQLLQKKQKENMKNDSDTTSNNTVHNAMNKSNVATSNISDEDTETFSLQAQKVNNSQIEPLSQLQSNMNNSLNDSTTVSNSFQSKYINMNNSVTDSASSNITSQSNYISVNNFTTERFTVDNTSQSTNISISNFTTNSATGDINILIKFEQSSNQQIYIQGKNDSFLNINDSLIPINLNDSTTVSNSFQSKFIKMNNSVIDSASSSITSQSNYISVNNFTTERFTVGNTSQSTNISISNFTTNSATGDVNILIFEQSSNQQIYIQGKNDPFLNINDSLIPIKTQEYNDTLNNTKVNLVAEMDQVSKPFEDLSTNTAGNKTILNSTFSLLTGIANVSMDIAQKENMKNDSDTTSNNTVHNAMNKSNVATSNISDEDTETFSLQAQKVNNSQIETLSQLQSNMNNSLNDSTTVSNSFQSKYINMNNFVTDSASSNITSQSNYISVNNFTTERFTVDNTSQSTNISISNFTTNSATGDVNILIKFEQSSNQQIYIQGKNDSFLNINDSLIPIKTQEYNDTLNNTKVNLVAEMDQVSKPFEDLSTNTAGNKTILNNTFSLLAGTANVSMDIALGDNINKLSLGSQSKVSKENDQPKWNASNITLDITSSKPFTANKNMSIYGIKSVHNTLFQVNTSEAENPGKELKQSFKSDLQNMSIINESTATPFKNVHTFQSYTKTTNNNVPMADWLTLSSSVKENLVLKNDSEMEGGINQVIQHTQGSYLSRSKGVEKTSPNSDSKPTLHSQDIKSQSLSNIEALSNNSYGPSSTPSESIFGPDSQIKIPAKEPVPVHIKEVEHTESPLGSLIATLIVVTLLILIMGGGFLWFKKHWQTGSYNAATRGSGQVDQVNISLASINPTS; from the exons atgggtttaaaaaaaaaagtatgcattGTTTGGATAATTCTGTCATATGCAGTAACTTATTCTTATTCTcagaatatattttcttgtggAAAATATTGCTCTTGCGAGTCAAACAAAGATGGCAATACTATTGCAAATTGCTCATTAAGAAATCTAAAAGCTATTCCATTGGACCTCCCCAACTACATAACAGATCTGAATCTTTCATGGAACCAGATTAATCTCCAAAGTGCCTTACATCCACCATTGTGTACAATATATGGTAACTTGAGCACACTTACTTTGGCATGGAACAATATTGAAAAAATGTCTCAAGTGTTGACAG GATGTGATAAGCTTGTTCAGCTTGATTTGACTGGCAATAAGTTACAGAGCCTAAATGCTAAAACATTTCTGGGCCTTGGAAAACTTGTAACATTACAGGGCTTAGAGGTAGCTAACATAGAAGCTGAGACCTTCAAGAGGGTCCCTAATCTACAGAGTCTGAACTTTACTTATTATGGCACTTTTCCAAATCTGCGATTGTTTAAAGATTTGCACTATCTGAGAGAGTTAgaaatttactttgaaaaaatagcTCGTCCTGATGctacattatttcattttgaaagaaataattctTTGAAGATCCTCAAACTGAATAGCCCACTT GTGAAGTTTTTCCCCAATACATTGCTTAGTGGATTGAAAAGTCTTGAATATTTGAGCTTTAGTGCTCCAAGTTTGTCTTTATTCACTCTAGCCAAAGAAGGAAAACCTTTACAACTTAAG AGATTAGAGatcttcaatgtaagaaaagTAGACCCAGAGCTGTTGAGTGGAATGTCTCAATTAGAAGTACTGAAGCTGCATAGTGTCAAGAATACAGATAAATTGAAACTTGTTCCCTCAATCAGG GATCTGGAGGTGTTTGAGACTACCATGAACTCAATCCCAGACAATTGGTTATTCAATTTGACTTTCCTTGTGAGATTGAACCTGAGTGAAATTCCTTTAGACAAAATTGAACACAAAGATATTCTTCATCTCAAATCTCTGAAGTTTTTGGAGATCTCTGGGAATGCA ATGACAGTATTACCTAGTAATTTTCTGGAACCATTAAAACTTAGCTTAGAAAAGTTTCAAATGCATCACTGCGACCTGTCCAAATTAGACGACAATGCTATCAGTAGCATGATGGTTCTACAGGAGATTGACCTTAGCAACAACTACATAGAATGGATTGGTGAGGGCAACTTTGTGAATATACCATACCTAAGGAAACTGAATCTGCAGAACAATATTATCCACTCAATGCAAATTAATAAAGGCTGGTTTACCACAGCCAGTGAACTAAGGGAGATAAACCTTtccaataataatttaaataattttcctGAAGCACTGCTAGACACAAATTTAACAGAGTTGGCACTTGCCGGTAATAACATCAGTGTTTTGCCTGCTCAAAAATTGTGTGGCTTGGAAAGTTTATCAGTTCTAATTCTTGCAGACAACCCCATTCATTGTGACCTCTCTACTGAGAAGTTGCTAAATTGTCTGCCAGGTCTTCAAGTTGATGGTAAATGTGAAACCCCTTCGAATGTAAGAAACTGCAAGATCAGTGAGCTAGAGATATGTTTGCACAAATTAAGCTCAACTTCAGTGACATCTGAGCCAACGTCTACAGAGACGAAAAACTCTACAAAAAAGAGAGTGATGAATATGATTCAGCAAGACACAGAGTCAGATGTAATAGTAAGGCCTATAGTTACTTTACGCTATGATGAAGCTGTAGCTAATAGTAAAAGTGAAGTGATACAGCCATCAATTAGCACTGCAGACAATGTAGAAATCGCAAAGCTTTTTGGTAATGAGGCCAATAGAAACACTGTTATTTCTGATCAACTGCttcaaaagaaacagaaagaaaatatgaaaaatgaTTCTGACACAACAAGCAACAACACTGTACATAATGCAATGAACAAGTCAAATGTTGCTACTAGTAATATATCTGATGAAGATACAGAAACTTTTTCCCTACAGGCTCAGAAGGTGAATAATTCACAAATTGAACCTTTAAGCCAACTTCAGAGCAATATGAACAACTCTTTAAATGATAGCACTACAGTTAGCAATTCATTTCAGAGcaaatatattaatatgaaTAACTCTGTAACTGATAGTGCCTCAAGTAACATTACATCTCAGAGCAATTATATCAGCGTGAACAACTTCACAACAGAAAGGTTTACAGTTGACAATACGTCTCAGAGCACAAATATAAGCATTAGCAACTTTACAACTAACAGTGCTACAGGTGACATCAATATCCTAATAAAATTTGAACAGTCTTCCAATCAACAAATCTATATTCAAGGTAAAAATGATTCTTTCCTTAATATCAATGACAGTCTAATTCCAATTAATTTGAATGATAGCACTACAGTTAGCAATTCATTTCAGAGCAAATTTATTAAGATGAATAACTCTGTAATAGATAGTGCCTCAAGTAGCATTACATCTCAGAGCAATTATATCAGCGTGAACAACTTCACAACAGAAAGGTTTACAGTTGGCAATACATCTCAGAGCACAAATATAAGCATTAGCAACTTTACAACTAACAGTGCTACAGGTGACGTCAATATTCTAATATTTGAACAGTCTTCCAATCAACAAATCTATATCCAAGGTAAAAATGATCCTTTCCTTAATATCAATGACAGTCTAATTCCAATTAAGACACAGGAATATAATGACACACTGAACAACACTAAAGTCAACTTAGTCGCTGAAATGGATCAAGTATCAAAACCATTTGAAGACCTTTCAACTAATACAGCAGGAAATAAAACCATCCTTAACAgtactttttctttgttaacagGCATTGCCAATGTATCAATGGACATTGCAcagaaagaaaatatgaaaaatgaTTCTGACACAACAAGCAACAACACTGTACATAATGCAATGAACAAGTCAAATGTTGCTACTAGTAATATATCTGATGAAGATACAGAAACATTTTCCCTACAGGCTCAGAAGGTGAATAATTcacaaattgaaactttaagcCAACTTCAGAGCAATATGAACAACTCTTTAAATGATAGCACTACAGTTAGCAATTCATTTCAGAGcaaatatattaatatgaaTAACTTTGTAACTGATAGTGCCTCAAGTAACATTACATCTCAGAGCAATTATATCAGCGTGAACAACTTCACAACAGAAAGGTTTACAGTTGACAATACGTCTCAGAGCACAAATATAAGCATTAGCAACTTTACAACTAACAGTGCTACAGGTGACGTCAATATCCTAATAAAATTTGAACAGTCTTCCAATCAACAAATCTATATCCAAGGTAAAAATGATTCTTTCCTTAATATCAATGACAGTCTAATTCCAATTAAGACACAGGAATATAATGACACACTGAACAACACTAAAGTCAACTTAGTCGCTGAAATGGATCAAGTATCAAAACCATTTGAAGACCTTTCAACTAATACAGCAGGAAATAAAACCATCCTtaacaatactttttctttgttaGCAGGTACTGCCAATGTATCAATGGACATTGCACTGGGTGACAACATTAATAAGCTATCACTGGGCTCACAGTCTAAAGTTAGCAAAGAGAATGATCAGCCGAAATGGAATGCTTCTAATATCACTTTAGATATTACCAGTTCCAAGCCTTTTACAGCCAATAAAAATATGAGTATCTATGGCATTAAAAGTGTTCATAACACACTCTTTCAAGTTAATACATCAGAAGCTGAGAACCCTGGAAAAGAGTTAAAACAATCATTTAAAAGTGATTTACAGAATATGAGTATTATTAATGAAAGCACTGCTACACCATTTAAAAATGTTCACACGTTTCAGTCTTATACAAAAACCACTAACAATAATGTACCAATGGCTGATTGGTTAACACTAAGTTCTTCTGTGAAGGAAAACTTAGTATTGAAAAATGATTCAGAAATGGAGGGTGGTATAAATCAAGTCATTCAGCATACACAAGGTTCTTACCTGTCTAGAAGTAAAGGTGTTGAGAAGACTTCACCTAATTCAGACAGTAAACCAACACTGCACTCACAAGATATTAAATCCCAATCTTTGTCGAACATAGAAGCTCTATCAAATAACTCTTATGGTCCCAGCAGCACACCATCAGAGTCAATTTTTGGGCCAGATAGCCAGATAAAGATACCAGCCAAAGAGCCAGTGCCTGTCCACATCAAAGAAGTTGAGCACACTGAGTCTCCATTGGGTAGTCTTATTGCAACTCTAATAGTGGTTACTCTTTTGATTCTCATAATGGGAGGAGGCTTCCTTTGGTTCAAGAAACACTGGCAGACTGGATCCTATAATGCTGCCACTAGAGGATCAGGACAAGTGGACCAAGTAAACATTTCATTGGCTTCAATCAATCCAACGAGTTAG
- the LOC106055005 gene encoding N-alpha-acetyltransferase 10-like isoform X2, translated as MNIRCATPDDLMNMQHCNLLCLPENYQMKYYFYHGLSWPQLSYVAEDHSGKIVGYVLAKMEEDPEDSVPHGHITSLAVKRSHRRLGLAQKLMDQASRAMVENFNAQYVSLHVRKSNRAALHLYTENLKFSISEIEPKYYADGEDAYAMKRDLTEFREKYGLKSDASVDQLEFSSSQELQKLKNQD; from the exons ATGAATATAAGATGTGCAACG CCTGATGACTTGATGAACATGCAACATTGCAACCTTCTGTGTCTGCCAGAAAATTAccagatgaaatattatttttatcacGGTCTTTCATGGCCACAG CTTTCGTATGTTGCTGAAGATcatagtggaaaaattgtaggaTATGTTTTGGCTAAAAT GGAGGAGGATCCAGAGGACTCTGTTCCCCATGGGCACATAACTTCGTTG gcTGTCAAAAGGTCTCACAGACGTTTGGGGTTAGCCCAAAAACTCATGGATCAAGCATCTAGAGCCATGGTTGAAAACTTTAATGCTCAATATGTGTCTCTTCATGTCAGGAAAAGCAACAGGGCTGCTCTCCACCTTTATAcggaaaatttaaaattttc CATCAGTGAGATAGAACCCAAATATTATGCTGACGGTGAAGATGCTTATGCAATGAAGAGAGATCTTACAGAGTTTAGAGAAAAG TATGGACTGAAGTCAGATGCATCAGTAGATCAATTGGAATTTTCTAGTAGTCAAGAAttgcaaaaattaaaaaatcaagatTGA